A genomic segment from Gemmatimonas aurantiaca encodes:
- a CDS encoding S41 family peptidase, translating to MTRNRKAALAALVFVPLLASGFALQARTTRGGAQLLDQVLTFVALRYVDTLDAQQLYEKAARGLVKELNDPYTELFTPKQLEEFSRNTNGRYAGIGMEISKIGDYVTVNKVFPNSPAEQGGVLEGDKIALIDTTNTRGYSTQQVQNKLLGPIGTPVTVQFLRVGVGQPVKLSFKRAEIHVPAVPYAMMLDERTGYVPLTRFSEQTTEDIANSVLALRKKGAKGIIIDLRGNPGGILEEAFAMSNLFLPKGKELLSVRGRAEFQKFVSQQDPLAPDVPLLVLVDGNSASASEIVAGALQDYDRALVLGTTSFGKGLVQSVYNLDGGYALKITTGKWYTPSGRSIQKERKMNADGQFLEVTPDSLETDSVRKARPLYKSASGRTLYGGGGITPDMIIAPDTLTSPEQVLRRALLPSWGKYLAQVNAVAEEQKGKVRPDFTFNPTWRDEVYRRIVADTVKIDKAIWDAGASDVDRVIEDRVAKVAFGDTLVLRRSLKIDNQLRRAVELMRKGTTQQEIFAAAAQEPAAKPATARRSGN from the coding sequence ATGACCCGGAACCGCAAGGCCGCCCTGGCCGCCCTCGTGTTCGTCCCTTTGCTCGCCTCGGGCTTCGCCCTGCAGGCGCGCACGACGCGCGGTGGCGCACAACTTCTCGACCAGGTGCTGACCTTCGTCGCCCTGCGTTACGTGGACACCCTCGATGCGCAGCAGCTGTATGAAAAAGCTGCGCGCGGGCTCGTGAAGGAGCTCAACGACCCCTACACGGAACTCTTCACGCCCAAGCAACTCGAAGAGTTCTCCCGCAACACCAATGGTCGCTATGCCGGCATCGGCATGGAGATCTCGAAGATCGGCGACTACGTCACCGTCAATAAGGTCTTCCCCAATTCGCCGGCCGAGCAGGGGGGCGTGCTGGAAGGCGACAAGATCGCCCTCATCGACACCACGAACACCCGCGGCTACAGCACCCAGCAGGTGCAGAACAAGCTGCTCGGCCCGATCGGCACCCCGGTCACCGTGCAGTTCCTGCGCGTCGGCGTGGGCCAGCCGGTGAAGCTCAGTTTCAAGCGCGCCGAAATCCATGTGCCGGCGGTGCCCTACGCCATGATGCTCGACGAGCGCACCGGCTACGTGCCGCTCACGCGTTTCTCCGAACAGACCACCGAGGACATCGCCAACTCGGTCCTGGCGCTCCGCAAGAAGGGCGCGAAGGGCATCATCATCGATCTGCGCGGCAACCCGGGCGGCATTCTGGAAGAAGCCTTCGCCATGTCCAACCTGTTCCTCCCCAAGGGGAAGGAACTGCTGTCGGTGCGTGGTCGCGCGGAGTTCCAGAAGTTCGTCTCGCAGCAGGATCCGCTCGCGCCCGACGTGCCGCTCCTGGTGCTCGTGGACGGCAATTCGGCGTCGGCGTCGGAAATCGTGGCCGGCGCGCTGCAGGACTACGACCGTGCGCTCGTGCTGGGCACCACGTCGTTCGGGAAGGGCCTGGTGCAGTCGGTCTACAATCTCGATGGCGGCTACGCGCTCAAGATCACGACGGGCAAGTGGTACACGCCGTCGGGTCGCTCCATCCAGAAGGAGCGGAAGATGAACGCCGATGGGCAGTTCCTCGAGGTGACGCCCGATTCCCTGGAGACGGATTCGGTGCGCAAGGCCCGCCCGCTCTACAAGTCGGCTTCGGGTCGCACGCTCTACGGCGGTGGCGGCATCACGCCCGACATGATCATCGCCCCCGATACGCTCACCAGCCCCGAACAGGTCCTGCGCCGCGCGCTCCTGCCGAGCTGGGGCAAGTATCTGGCACAGGTGAACGCGGTGGCTGAGGAGCAGAAGGGGAAGGTGCGGCCGGACTTCACGTTCAATCCCACCTGGCGTGACGAGGTGTATCGCCGGATCGTGGCGGACACGGTGAAGATCGACAAAGCCATCTGGGACGCCGGCGCCAGCGACGTGGACCGCGTCATCGAGGACCGCGTGGCCAAGGTGGCCTTCGGTGATACGCTGGTGCTCCGCCGCAGCCTCAAGATCGACAACCAGCTCCGTCGGGCCGTGGAACTGATGCGCAAGGGCACCACCCAGCAGGAGATCTTCGCGGCCGCCGCGCAGGAACCCGCTGCCAAGCCCGCCACGGCGCGCCGCAGCGGAAACTGA
- a CDS encoding YceI family protein: MQWTFDPAHSQIQFSVKHMGISTVRGTFGQFTGSIEDDNGVVKHATVDIDVASLDTGNGQRDDHLRSPDFFDAAAFPKATFVLTTFDRNGSDVTATGDLTIRGITKPVTLKGEVGGPAKDPWGNQKVSAELETKISRKEWGLVWNVALEAGGVLVSDDVKLRIDVQAAPAA, from the coding sequence ATGCAGTGGACCTTTGATCCCGCGCACAGCCAGATCCAGTTCTCCGTGAAGCACATGGGCATTTCCACCGTGCGCGGCACGTTCGGCCAGTTCACCGGCAGTATCGAGGATGACAATGGTGTCGTCAAGCATGCCACGGTCGACATCGACGTTGCCTCGCTCGATACCGGCAACGGTCAGCGTGACGATCATCTCCGCAGCCCGGACTTCTTCGATGCCGCCGCGTTTCCGAAGGCCACGTTCGTACTCACGACGTTCGATCGCAACGGCTCCGATGTCACGGCCACCGGCGATCTGACCATTCGCGGCATCACCAAGCCGGTGACGCTGAAGGGCGAAGTGGGCGGTCCCGCCAAGGATCCGTGGGGCAACCAGAAGGTGTCCGCCGAACTCGAGACGAAGATCTCGCGCAAGGAGTGGGGGCTCGTGTGGAATGTCGCGCTGGAGGCGGGTGGTGTGCTCGTCAGCGACGACGTGAAGCTCCGCATCGACGTGCAGGCGGCGCCGGCGGCCTGA
- a CDS encoding MarR family transcriptional regulator, with product MATITQPISEGAAQGHSEAHEPDVDATTLSALRLWVIMNRAQSAVTAHAAADVARHGLTLAEFGILEALYHRGPMLLGEVQRRILVSSGGITFLVDRLTAKGLVERRTCDSDRRARYAALTEQGRDLVMQIFPAHARELARVMSGISLEDQRTATEILKIMGRAAAQMPPSDESQD from the coding sequence ATGGCGACCATAACACAACCAATCAGCGAAGGCGCAGCTCAGGGGCACTCTGAGGCGCATGAGCCCGACGTCGACGCGACCACGCTGTCGGCGCTGCGGCTGTGGGTGATCATGAATCGGGCGCAGTCGGCGGTGACCGCGCATGCGGCCGCGGACGTCGCCCGTCATGGATTGACGTTGGCCGAGTTCGGCATTCTGGAGGCGTTGTATCACCGTGGCCCGATGTTGCTGGGCGAGGTGCAGCGACGGATTCTGGTGTCGAGTGGCGGCATCACCTTTCTGGTGGACCGGCTCACGGCCAAGGGGCTGGTGGAGCGTCGCACCTGCGACAGCGATCGACGGGCGCGGTATGCGGCCCTGACCGAGCAGGGGCGTGACCTGGTGATGCAGATTTTCCCGGCGCACGCGCGCGAACTGGCGCGGGTGATGAGCGGGATTTCTCTCGAAGACCAGCGTACGGCGACGGAGATCCTGAAGATCATGGGGCGGGCGGCGGCCCAGATGCCCCCCTCGGACGAAAGCCAGGACTGA
- a CDS encoding oxidative damage protection protein: MADITCTRCGQTREGFERPPFPGAIGARIVGEICKDCWGQWLKQQTMLINHYGLNVMDPQARTFLTRNMEAYLFKTGQSEDVDTTKQGTVNW; encoded by the coding sequence ATGGCGGATATCACCTGTACCCGATGCGGTCAGACCCGCGAAGGATTCGAACGGCCGCCGTTTCCCGGGGCCATCGGCGCGCGCATCGTGGGCGAGATCTGCAAGGACTGCTGGGGGCAGTGGCTCAAGCAGCAGACCATGCTCATCAACCACTATGGCCTGAACGTGATGGATCCCCAGGCGCGGACGTTTCTGACGCGCAACATGGAGGCCTATCTGTTCAAGACCGGTCAGAGTGAGGACGTGGACACCACCAAGCAGGGCACGGTCAACTGGTAG
- a CDS encoding fatty acid desaturase — MPEFGSWGTDWWKPVVFILVAGHLTNICVTLFLHRSQTHRGVQFHRLVELPMRVWLWLTTAIRTKEWVACHRKHHAFADREGDPHSPVVEGLRNILLKGAFYYRKAVRQPGVLEKYGKGTPEDWLERHLLDKRSSVGILVMLAIDIWLFGWFTGPVVWAVQMIWIPFWAAGVINGIGHALGYRNHDVKDESRNISPIGIIIAGEELHNNHHADPHSAKFAHRWFEFDIGWMYIKLLSLFGLAHVKYAREGTHVRIAE, encoded by the coding sequence ATGCCCGAGTTCGGAAGCTGGGGAACCGACTGGTGGAAGCCGGTCGTCTTCATCCTCGTTGCCGGTCACCTCACCAACATCTGCGTCACCCTTTTTCTGCACCGCTCGCAGACTCATCGCGGGGTGCAGTTCCATCGCCTGGTCGAATTGCCGATGCGCGTCTGGCTCTGGCTGACCACGGCGATCCGCACGAAGGAATGGGTGGCCTGTCACCGGAAGCATCACGCCTTTGCCGACCGGGAAGGCGATCCGCACAGCCCTGTCGTGGAAGGGCTGCGCAATATCCTCCTCAAGGGTGCCTTTTATTACCGCAAGGCGGTGCGTCAGCCCGGCGTGCTGGAGAAGTACGGCAAGGGCACACCCGAGGACTGGCTCGAGCGGCACCTGCTCGACAAGCGCTCCAGCGTGGGCATCCTGGTCATGCTGGCCATCGACATCTGGCTCTTCGGCTGGTTCACTGGCCCGGTGGTGTGGGCGGTGCAGATGATCTGGATCCCGTTCTGGGCGGCCGGCGTCATCAATGGCATCGGACACGCGCTCGGCTATCGCAATCATGACGTGAAGGACGAGAGCCGCAACATCTCCCCGATCGGCATCATCATCGCGGGTGAGGAGTTGCACAACAATCATCACGCCGATCCCCACTCGGCCAAATTCGCACATCGGTGGTTCGAATTCGACATCGGCTGGATGTACATCAAGCTCTTGTCGCTGTTCGGACTGGCCCATGTGAAGTACGCGCGTGAAGGCACCCACGTGCGCATCGCGGAGTGA
- a CDS encoding alpha/beta fold hydrolase, which yields MTMFRTRRATIAARFEGEDEARRPRDVSGIVRGAEPFRLTGVNGIAVLLLHGFNDTPQSMRYLASALHGVGYTVDVPRLPGHGGSLAELARDGHADNWRTHVRGAYAELRATHRIVHLCGQSMGGALALLQAHETPDQRALVLLAPYLGMPFGLWWQTYAAAVLQWVTPYQRSRGAEHSIHDPEARAQALGPGIVTAEALAGLRTIAQAAHRALPTLTVPTLYLQSREDNRIAAADAARYFARIGSAVKEQRWLTGCGHIISADYCRDTVFEATRDWFRRFEDGLQDGHGDGVDGSASD from the coding sequence ATGACGATGTTTCGTACCCGGCGCGCAACGATCGCGGCCCGGTTCGAGGGTGAGGACGAGGCCAGGCGCCCGCGTGATGTCAGTGGCATCGTGCGGGGCGCCGAGCCGTTCCGGCTGACGGGCGTGAACGGGATCGCGGTGCTGTTGCTGCACGGCTTCAACGACACGCCGCAGTCGATGCGCTATCTGGCGTCGGCGTTGCACGGCGTGGGCTACACGGTGGACGTGCCCCGGTTGCCGGGCCACGGCGGTTCACTCGCCGAACTGGCGCGTGACGGTCATGCCGACAACTGGCGCACCCATGTGCGTGGCGCGTATGCCGAGCTCCGTGCGACACACCGCATCGTGCATCTCTGCGGACAGAGCATGGGCGGCGCCCTGGCGTTGCTGCAGGCGCACGAGACGCCCGATCAACGCGCACTCGTGCTGCTGGCTCCGTATCTGGGCATGCCGTTCGGCCTCTGGTGGCAGACGTATGCCGCGGCCGTGCTGCAATGGGTCACGCCGTATCAGAGAAGCAGGGGCGCCGAGCATTCCATTCACGATCCGGAAGCGCGGGCGCAGGCCCTGGGCCCCGGCATCGTGACCGCCGAGGCGTTGGCCGGTCTGCGTACCATCGCGCAGGCCGCGCACCGGGCACTGCCCACGTTGACGGTGCCCACGCTGTATCTGCAGTCACGGGAAGACAATCGCATTGCGGCTGCCGACGCGGCGCGGTATTTCGCGCGCATCGGCAGTGCGGTGAAGGAGCAGCGCTGGCTTACGGGGTGTGGTCACATCATCTCGGCCGACTACTGCCGCGACACCGTGTTCGAGGCGACGCGGGACTGGTTCCGGCGTTTCGAGGACGGTCTCCAGGATGGTCACGGGGATGGCGTCGATGGCAGCGCGAGCGATTGA
- a CDS encoding rhodanese-like domain-containing protein: MAIEYLHPTDVAARLTQDAPPLIIDVREPWEYGLAHIEPSELIPLSELPDHVHTLDPTRSYALLCHHGMRSEMAANWLAQQGFQHLVNIEGGIDAWSMHVNPDIPRY; encoded by the coding sequence ATGGCTATCGAGTATCTCCATCCCACCGACGTCGCGGCGCGGCTCACGCAGGACGCGCCGCCGCTGATCATCGATGTGCGCGAACCATGGGAATATGGTCTCGCGCATATCGAGCCCAGTGAACTGATCCCGCTCTCGGAGCTTCCGGACCACGTGCATACACTCGACCCCACGCGGTCCTATGCACTGCTCTGTCATCACGGCATGCGCAGTGAGATGGCGGCCAACTGGCTCGCGCAGCAGGGCTTCCAGCATCTGGTGAACATCGAAGGAGGTATCGATGCCTGGAGCATGCACGTGAATCCGGATATTCCGCGGTACTGA
- a CDS encoding M28 family metallopeptidase, giving the protein MFVSSSARRMHQRGSDCLSHRGHPALPIALLPALHRALPVVASAIMLGLALPVPGIVQAQAGALPTIPGYAPATAAAQRQLEQQAIGGPLPTRAQAHSATLSREPHVAGTPAQVRTRDYVIEQMKAMGLETEVRTYDVWLPHATSVKITRMGRDTVALDLAEPPIASDPATQLPQYPTANGSTGEGVGEGELVFVNFGLIEDYATLDSLGVSVKGKVVLARYGRSFRGIKAREAEKRGAVALLIYTDPLDDGFVQGDIYPDGPMRPLRGLQRGSVFNGTGDPLTPGYASKPGAPRLKPEETPLPKIPVVPVSAYNAEQLLAQVRGTDIPRNWQGGMGLRYHVGPGPVRVKVEVVTDAATRGTKQIHNTLGYLRGTEYPDQYIYIGGHRDSWGPGAADNISGTVSVLEAANALADMARKGLRPKRTIVFATWDAEEWGLVGSTEYVEDDSLRLKKGAIAYLNQDVSAQGSQFGGGGTPSLRAVLRDIVKSVPDPKGRGSVYQAWRLTSGTRADSLEPGMGDPGGGSDFAGFYNHFGIPTADWGFGGPAGTYHSAYDTYAWMERFGDPGFLYHAASGRIGAAMALRLANAEVLPYDYAEFANTMLRYIAPVERGLKQKGWNTAAVTPLTAAITRLGQAATQFAGARDAALAKGVSKAQKDAANTALLSVERGFARDAGLKSRPWYRTLIYAADVDNGYSSMVFPGVNEAIRYGTQAETTAEIADLVQRFDNATAAMNRARAALETPPARR; this is encoded by the coding sequence GTGTTCGTTTCCTCCTCCGCCCGCCGCATGCATCAACGCGGCAGCGATTGCCTCTCCCATCGTGGGCATCCCGCGTTGCCTATTGCGTTGCTTCCGGCATTGCATCGCGCCTTGCCCGTGGTGGCGTCCGCGATCATGCTCGGGTTGGCGCTCCCGGTGCCCGGCATCGTCCAGGCACAGGCCGGTGCGTTGCCCACCATTCCTGGCTACGCACCAGCCACGGCGGCAGCGCAGCGGCAGCTCGAACAACAGGCCATCGGCGGCCCGTTGCCTACGCGTGCGCAGGCCCATTCGGCAACATTGTCGCGCGAACCGCATGTGGCGGGCACACCCGCTCAGGTCCGCACGCGCGACTATGTCATCGAGCAGATGAAGGCGATGGGACTCGAGACCGAAGTGCGCACGTACGATGTGTGGCTGCCTCATGCCACCAGCGTGAAGATCACGCGTATGGGACGTGACACGGTGGCGCTGGATCTGGCGGAGCCGCCCATCGCGAGCGATCCCGCCACGCAGTTGCCGCAGTATCCCACGGCGAACGGTTCCACCGGCGAAGGCGTCGGCGAAGGCGAGCTGGTGTTCGTCAACTTCGGTCTGATCGAAGACTACGCCACGCTCGATTCGCTGGGCGTGTCGGTGAAGGGCAAGGTCGTGCTGGCGCGATATGGCCGGAGTTTCCGCGGTATCAAGGCGCGGGAAGCGGAGAAGCGCGGCGCGGTGGCGCTGCTCATCTACACCGACCCGCTCGACGATGGATTCGTGCAGGGCGACATCTATCCGGATGGACCGATGCGGCCGTTGCGCGGTCTGCAGCGCGGCAGTGTGTTCAACGGCACCGGCGATCCGCTCACGCCAGGGTATGCGAGCAAGCCCGGCGCGCCGCGCCTCAAGCCCGAAGAGACTCCACTGCCGAAGATTCCCGTCGTCCCGGTGAGTGCCTACAACGCTGAACAGTTGCTGGCGCAGGTCCGGGGAACGGACATCCCGCGCAACTGGCAAGGCGGCATGGGCCTGCGTTATCACGTTGGGCCCGGACCGGTGCGCGTGAAAGTGGAGGTGGTCACCGACGCGGCCACGCGGGGCACGAAACAGATCCACAACACGCTGGGGTATCTGCGTGGTACGGAGTATCCCGACCAGTACATCTACATCGGTGGGCATCGCGACTCGTGGGGACCGGGCGCGGCCGACAACATCAGCGGCACGGTGAGTGTGCTCGAAGCGGCCAATGCGCTCGCCGATATGGCCAGGAAGGGACTGCGTCCCAAGCGTACGATCGTATTTGCCACGTGGGACGCCGAGGAGTGGGGGCTGGTGGGCAGCACCGAATACGTCGAGGACGATTCGTTGCGCCTCAAGAAGGGCGCGATCGCCTATCTCAATCAGGACGTGTCGGCGCAGGGTTCGCAGTTCGGTGGTGGCGGAACCCCGTCGTTGCGGGCGGTGCTGCGCGATATCGTGAAGAGTGTGCCCGATCCCAAGGGACGGGGTTCGGTGTATCAGGCGTGGCGGCTCACGTCGGGCACCCGTGCCGATTCGCTGGAGCCCGGCATGGGTGATCCGGGTGGTGGCAGCGACTTCGCCGGTTTCTACAATCACTTCGGCATTCCCACCGCCGACTGGGGATTTGGCGGACCGGCCGGCACGTACCATTCGGCGTACGACACCTATGCATGGATGGAACGGTTCGGCGATCCAGGCTTCCTGTATCATGCGGCGTCCGGTCGCATCGGCGCGGCGATGGCGCTGCGTCTGGCCAACGCGGAAGTGCTGCCGTACGACTACGCGGAGTTTGCCAACACGATGCTGCGGTACATCGCGCCGGTGGAACGTGGGCTGAAGCAGAAAGGGTGGAACACGGCGGCCGTGACGCCGCTCACCGCGGCCATCACCCGGCTCGGTCAGGCGGCCACGCAGTTCGCCGGCGCGCGTGATGCCGCGCTGGCCAAGGGCGTGAGCAAGGCGCAGAAGGATGCGGCCAATACGGCGCTGCTGTCGGTGGAGCGGGGGTTCGCCCGCGATGCCGGTCTCAAGAGTCGCCCCTGGTATCGCACGCTCATCTATGCGGCCGACGTCGACAACGGCTATTCGTCGATGGTGTTTCCGGGCGTGAACGAAGCCATCCGGTATGGCACACAGGCGGAGACCACGGCGGAGATCGCCGATCTCGTGCAGCGTTTCGACAATGCGACCGCGGCGATGAATCGCGCGCGTGCCGCACTCGAAACGCCGCCGGCCCGTCGCTGA
- a CDS encoding alkaline phosphatase family protein, with the protein MRTLRCLLRRATIGIAAAALSVPAAAQTKPTLVVQITVDQLRPDYLDRFRHQFTGGFKRLLDQGAFFTQAFHDHAVTETAPGHATLWSGRFPSHTGVVLNEIGVADPQSPLLFGRGGGASPYRFRGSAFFDWVRTRDQFSRALSVSRKDRGAILPIGKAKQQAYWYSLDGGFTTSRYFGDTLPTWVQRFNARDVTAKYLGTEWNLLLPESEYPEPDSVSVEHGGRDFTFPHTLSADRRQGTFQFTDFPWMDEITVDMALEGVHALELGKGPSTDVLSVSLSTVDAIGHAYGPLSRELHDQILRTDRALGRLIDSLYKLRDSSRIVFALGADHGVTPLPELAFKGDDPNRGRVDVRPVMDAARSGLAARGVEGDALVLQSGVIMLDQPRLRAKGVNADSVVTALRAALLKLPGMARVDRVSTLAANAARGDKIARRWLHSVPPDIQAVLTVTFKEGYYWVTTRYSTHGSPYDLDAHIPVLFMGPMIKPGRYNQPIRSVDVAPTLAEIVGVEPIEPIDGKVLRMILPASTGR; encoded by the coding sequence ATGCGCACTCTCCGTTGCCTCCTCCGGCGTGCGACCATCGGGATCGCCGCTGCGGCGCTCTCAGTCCCTGCCGCCGCTCAGACCAAGCCGACGCTCGTCGTTCAGATCACGGTCGACCAGCTCCGTCCGGATTACCTCGATCGTTTCCGCCACCAGTTCACCGGCGGCTTCAAGCGTCTGCTCGATCAGGGAGCGTTTTTCACCCAGGCGTTTCACGATCACGCCGTCACCGAGACCGCGCCGGGGCATGCAACCCTCTGGTCGGGACGCTTTCCGTCGCACACCGGTGTGGTGCTGAATGAAATCGGAGTCGCCGACCCGCAGTCGCCGCTGCTGTTCGGACGGGGCGGCGGTGCTTCACCCTATCGGTTCCGCGGTTCGGCGTTCTTCGACTGGGTGCGTACGCGCGATCAGTTCAGTCGGGCGCTGTCGGTGTCCCGCAAGGACCGCGGCGCCATCCTGCCCATCGGAAAGGCCAAACAGCAGGCCTACTGGTATTCGCTCGATGGCGGGTTCACCACCAGCCGCTATTTCGGCGATACGCTGCCCACCTGGGTGCAGCGCTTCAACGCACGCGATGTCACCGCGAAGTACCTCGGCACCGAATGGAACCTGCTGCTGCCGGAGTCCGAATACCCCGAACCCGATTCGGTGTCCGTCGAACATGGCGGTCGCGATTTCACCTTCCCGCACACCCTGTCCGCCGACCGTCGGCAGGGCACCTTCCAGTTCACGGACTTTCCGTGGATGGACGAGATCACGGTGGACATGGCGCTCGAGGGCGTGCACGCGCTGGAGCTGGGTAAAGGCCCCAGCACCGATGTGCTCTCCGTGTCGCTGTCCACCGTCGATGCGATCGGTCACGCCTACGGCCCGTTGTCGCGTGAACTGCACGATCAGATCCTGCGCACCGACCGGGCCCTGGGGCGTCTCATCGATTCGCTGTACAAACTGCGGGATTCCAGTCGCATCGTTTTTGCGCTCGGCGCCGACCACGGCGTCACACCGCTTCCTGAGCTGGCCTTCAAGGGCGACGATCCGAATCGCGGTCGCGTGGACGTCCGTCCGGTGATGGATGCGGCCCGCAGCGGTCTCGCGGCACGCGGCGTGGAAGGTGATGCCCTGGTGTTGCAGTCGGGTGTCATCATGCTCGACCAGCCGCGGCTCAGGGCCAAAGGCGTGAACGCCGATTCGGTGGTGACCGCCTTGCGCGCCGCCCTGCTCAAACTGCCCGGCATGGCGCGGGTGGACCGGGTGAGCACGTTGGCGGCCAATGCGGCCAGGGGCGACAAGATCGCGCGACGCTGGCTGCACTCGGTGCCGCCGGACATCCAGGCGGTGCTGACGGTGACGTTCAAGGAGGGCTACTACTGGGTCACCACCCGGTATTCCACGCACGGCAGTCCGTACGATCTCGATGCACATATCCCGGTCCTCTTCATGGGACCGATGATCAAACCGGGACGCTACAACCAGCCCATCCGCTCGGTGGACGTCGCGCCGACGCTGGCCGAGATCGTGGGCGTGGAGCCCATCGAACCCATCGACGGCAAAGTGCTGCGCATGATTCTCCCGGCCTCCACCGGGCGCTGA
- a CDS encoding FMN-binding negative transcriptional regulator: MYIPASFRESDRAVLFDFLEAHALGALISGAPGGETALYATHLPLWLDRERGVLEGHLALANPHAKHLTQLDAGAQVLVIFTGPDAYISPGWYPGKHEHGKAVPTWNYIAVHVHGTFRMRDDREFLMTHLERLTTVHEATQSPSWTMAEAPAAYIEQMARAIVGIEISIDVLEGKFKMSQNRSDADIDGVVRGLSASPDATAHEVAAHVAARKPVR, encoded by the coding sequence GTGTACATCCCCGCCTCGTTCCGGGAGTCGGATCGTGCGGTGCTGTTCGACTTCCTCGAAGCGCATGCGCTCGGCGCGCTCATTTCCGGCGCGCCGGGCGGGGAGACGGCCCTGTATGCCACGCATCTTCCGCTCTGGCTCGATCGGGAGCGCGGCGTGCTGGAAGGACATCTGGCGCTGGCCAATCCACACGCGAAGCACCTGACGCAGTTGGACGCCGGCGCGCAGGTGCTGGTGATCTTCACCGGTCCGGATGCGTACATCTCGCCGGGGTGGTATCCCGGCAAGCACGAGCATGGCAAAGCCGTGCCCACGTGGAACTACATCGCCGTGCATGTGCATGGCACGTTCCGGATGCGCGACGACCGGGAGTTCCTGATGACGCATCTCGAACGGCTCACCACGGTGCACGAGGCGACGCAGTCGCCGTCCTGGACGATGGCCGAGGCGCCCGCGGCGTATATCGAGCAGATGGCGCGCGCGATCGTGGGTATCGAGATCTCGATCGATGTCCTCGAGGGCAAGTTCAAGATGAGCCAGAACCGATCGGACGCCGATATCGACGGTGTGGTCCGCGGACTGTCCGCATCGCCCGATGCGACCGCGCACGAAGTCGCGGCGCACGTGGCCGCACGCAAACCGGTGCGCTGA
- a CDS encoding acetylornithine transaminase has product MTSTMPSPAPATAFTPTPAVEPTTLPAILGTYKRQAPLFVRGEGVYMIDESGKRYLDFVAGIAVSSLGHADAGVMQAMQEAMAQGLIHTSNLYRTAPGEALAAWLVSHSFASSVFFANSGAEANEGAFKFARRWAKSTGHQAKHELIALRGSFHGRMPGTLAATDRPAYRLPFRPLMGGVTIVERDLDELRAVLDPETAAAVIVEPVQGEGGVRIVDAEFLRGLRALTRERNVLLILDEIQCGLGRTGSLFAYEQLGFEPDMLTIAKPIANGLPMGAILVNDTVARVMQPGDHGTTFGGGPLVAHVAHHVVQRLADPALLQHVRETGAWFGEQLQGIAERTGAVRAIRGTGLMWGMDVHEPAAAVIARAFDQGLLLVSAGEHTLRFLPPLVISREELAKGLAILEGAIKA; this is encoded by the coding sequence ATGACTTCGACGATGCCCTCGCCCGCTCCCGCGACCGCGTTCACTCCGACGCCGGCCGTGGAACCGACGACGTTGCCCGCCATCCTGGGCACGTACAAGCGACAGGCGCCCCTCTTCGTCCGAGGTGAAGGCGTCTACATGATCGACGAGTCGGGGAAGCGCTATCTCGACTTTGTCGCCGGCATCGCCGTGTCTTCCCTGGGCCACGCCGACGCCGGTGTGATGCAGGCGATGCAGGAGGCGATGGCCCAAGGGCTCATCCACACCTCCAATCTCTATCGCACCGCACCTGGCGAAGCGCTGGCGGCGTGGCTCGTGTCGCATTCGTTCGCCAGCAGTGTGTTCTTCGCCAACTCCGGCGCCGAAGCCAACGAAGGCGCGTTCAAGTTCGCGCGGCGCTGGGCCAAGAGCACGGGACATCAGGCCAAACACGAACTCATCGCGTTGCGCGGTTCGTTCCATGGTCGCATGCCCGGCACGCTCGCGGCCACCGATCGGCCGGCGTATCGGCTGCCGTTCCGTCCGCTCATGGGTGGCGTCACGATCGTCGAACGGGATCTCGACGAACTGCGCGCCGTGCTCGATCCGGAAACCGCGGCCGCGGTGATCGTGGAGCCCGTGCAGGGCGAGGGCGGGGTGCGCATCGTCGACGCCGAGTTCCTGCGCGGTCTGCGCGCGCTCACGCGCGAGCGGAACGTGCTGCTCATCCTCGACGAGATCCAGTGTGGCCTTGGCCGCACCGGATCGCTCTTCGCCTACGAGCAGCTCGGCTTCGAACCGGACATGCTCACCATCGCCAAGCCCATTGCGAACGGACTGCCCATGGGCGCGATTCTGGTGAACGACACCGTGGCGCGCGTCATGCAGCCGGGTGATCACGGCACGACCTTCGGTGGCGGTCCGCTGGTCGCGCACGTGGCGCATCATGTGGTGCAGCGGCTCGCCGATCCGGCCCTGCTGCAGCATGTCCGGGAGACGGGGGCCTGGTTCGGTGAACAGTTGCAGGGCATCGCCGAACGCACCGGCGCCGTGCGCGCCATTCGCGGCACGGGCCTCATGTGGGGCATGGACGTGCACGAACCCGCGGCGGCGGTGATCGCCCGTGCGTTCGACCAGGGGCTGTTGCTCGTGAGTGCCGGTGAGCACACGCTGCGCTTCCTGCCGCCGCTGGTCATCAGCCGTGAAGAGCTGGCAAAGGGGCTGGCGATTCTCGAAGGCGCGATCAAGGCCTGA